Proteins encoded together in one Stigmatella aurantiaca window:
- a CDS encoding cell surface protein — translation MSTLRFPAWLSGVGLATLMSLTACGGDDASGEPGPGDDGQRDAGPPPAAASNPFADRVVSFQPGASAGFGQDLFPGVVLGPPRGEGSSAGSLDVLSLGKQGVIVLEFTDIAVVDGPGVDLLVFENAFTRFPETGVVAVSDDGVTWSEFPCDATNRPGGFPGCAGVKPVFSHPDNGISPTDPTVAGGDGFDLATLGVSRARFVRIRDSGANGYSGTSGGFDLDAVAVVNGVSLGSTP, via the coding sequence ATGAGCACCCTCCGGTTTCCAGCATGGTTGTCTGGCGTGGGGCTGGCCACGCTCATGAGCCTGACCGCCTGTGGCGGGGACGATGCCTCCGGTGAGCCGGGGCCCGGGGACGACGGGCAGCGGGACGCGGGTCCCCCTCCGGCGGCGGCCTCCAACCCCTTCGCGGACCGTGTCGTTTCATTCCAACCCGGGGCCTCCGCGGGCTTCGGCCAGGACCTGTTCCCAGGCGTCGTGCTCGGGCCTCCCCGGGGCGAGGGCAGCAGCGCCGGCTCACTGGACGTGCTCAGCCTGGGCAAGCAGGGCGTCATCGTCCTGGAGTTCACCGACATCGCCGTGGTGGACGGTCCCGGCGTGGACCTGCTCGTCTTCGAGAACGCCTTCACGCGCTTTCCCGAGACGGGCGTGGTGGCGGTGAGCGACGACGGCGTCACGTGGAGCGAGTTCCCCTGCGACGCCACGAACCGGCCGGGGGGCTTCCCCGGGTGCGCGGGCGTCAAGCCCGTGTTCTCCCACCCCGACAACGGCATCAGCCCCACGGACCCCACCGTGGCCGGCGGCGATGGGTTCGACCTGGCCACGCTCGGCGTCTCACGGGCGCGCTTCGTGCGCATCCGCGACAGCGGCGCCAACGGTTACAGCGGCACCTCCGGCGGGTTTGATCTCGACGCCGTCGCCGTCGTCAACGGCGTGAGCCTGGGGTCCACCCCGTGA
- a CDS encoding ubiquinol-cytochrome c reductase iron-sulfur subunit, translating to MSPAGAPRMGRRTALGTLLRGTCALAAACAGCGGTEPPPAPPSGEENPCGVTPGRPEEGWVEVPLSGHPTLLEPGGFSAVRLPEALLDVWVIHTAPGCYTAVWSICTHGACGVAYLPHEKLLECPCHGSRFGEDGQVLQGPATRPLAVFRAARVGGSLWIHRPR from the coding sequence GTGAGCCCAGCGGGGGCCCCGCGCATGGGCCGCCGCACCGCGCTCGGCACCCTGCTGCGAGGCACCTGTGCCCTCGCCGCGGCCTGTGCCGGGTGCGGAGGCACGGAGCCCCCGCCCGCCCCTCCTTCCGGGGAGGAGAACCCCTGCGGCGTGACGCCGGGCCGCCCCGAGGAGGGCTGGGTGGAGGTGCCGCTGTCCGGGCACCCCACCCTGCTCGAGCCGGGGGGCTTCTCCGCGGTGCGCCTCCCCGAGGCCCTGCTGGACGTCTGGGTAATTCACACCGCCCCGGGTTGCTACACGGCGGTGTGGAGCATCTGCACCCACGGCGCCTGCGGCGTGGCCTACCTGCCCCACGAGAAGCTCCTGGAGTGCCCCTGCCACGGCTCGCGCTTCGGCGAGGACGGCCAGGTGCTCCAGGGCCCCGCTACCCGCCCGCTCGCGGTGTTCCGCGCCGCGCGCGTGGGGGGCTCGCTGTGGATCCACCGGCCCCGGTAG
- a CDS encoding TerB family tellurite resistance protein yields MDFGKAGWLSSIIEEAVAAHPPAPSPVPPGDRSGHARARAYLRQTLRVSGLLHGPVLEDRPAEAGAESPAETRLFLSLVRTLARMALDIASLTGAPAGPRREQLFLLFAVFSGELDVAEALDAKLGQKHEVPRRLHGKVESALARRALSLAGDPVYGLVLHNGALYLDAQLFGRQAIAYFARGRFRRAAAQRRTGLVAHQKALLVQVLAGLSAADHTPSYASRRAILRQVEGLMLPEAVASGLRGAVKKSFEHRLDVRARVAGVRGPDTRHFLLEQALLASLVDGQRSPGERRFIRELAEGLGVPEAELHRLELETVGFYASHRSVVDVFTAPATASLMGEDFILRTQAVLEKNFQALMQEARETGDLAVLLAKAVRGQKLTADERRRMREQLIDVAKVIPALAIFAAPGGLLLLLAVAKVLHINLLPSAFQALSATTLGPVEPGPEGTPVPGSHAQSLAGPQGEAPLEAPAQSRRCG; encoded by the coding sequence ATGGATTTTGGCAAGGCGGGTTGGCTCTCCTCGATCATCGAGGAGGCGGTGGCGGCACATCCGCCCGCGCCTTCCCCGGTTCCGCCGGGGGACCGCTCTGGCCACGCCCGGGCCCGGGCGTACCTGCGCCAGACGCTCCGGGTCAGCGGCCTGCTCCATGGGCCCGTGCTCGAGGACCGGCCGGCAGAGGCTGGGGCAGAGTCCCCCGCCGAGACGCGGCTGTTCCTCTCGCTGGTGCGCACGCTGGCGCGGATGGCGCTGGACATCGCGTCGCTGACGGGCGCGCCCGCCGGGCCCCGCCGGGAGCAGCTCTTCCTGTTGTTCGCCGTGTTCTCCGGGGAGCTGGACGTGGCCGAGGCCCTGGATGCGAAGCTCGGGCAGAAGCACGAGGTGCCCCGGCGCCTGCACGGGAAGGTGGAGAGCGCCCTGGCGCGGCGCGCCCTGTCCCTGGCGGGAGACCCCGTCTACGGGCTCGTGCTCCACAACGGGGCGCTGTACCTGGACGCGCAGTTGTTCGGACGGCAGGCCATCGCCTACTTCGCCCGGGGGCGCTTCCGGCGCGCGGCGGCGCAGCGGCGCACCGGCCTCGTGGCCCACCAGAAGGCCCTGCTGGTGCAGGTGCTGGCGGGGCTCTCCGCCGCGGACCACACGCCCAGCTACGCCTCGCGCCGCGCCATCCTCCGGCAGGTGGAGGGGTTGATGCTGCCGGAGGCGGTGGCCTCCGGGCTGCGTGGCGCGGTGAAGAAGTCCTTCGAGCACCGGCTGGACGTGCGGGCCCGGGTGGCGGGCGTCCGGGGCCCGGACACGCGGCACTTCCTGCTGGAGCAGGCGCTGCTGGCCTCGCTGGTGGACGGGCAGCGCTCGCCGGGGGAGCGCCGCTTCATCCGGGAGCTGGCCGAGGGCCTGGGCGTGCCCGAGGCGGAGCTGCACCGGCTGGAGCTGGAGACGGTGGGCTTCTACGCGAGCCACCGCTCGGTGGTGGACGTGTTCACGGCCCCCGCCACCGCGAGCCTGATGGGCGAGGACTTCATCCTCCGGACGCAGGCGGTGCTGGAGAAGAACTTCCAGGCGCTGATGCAGGAGGCGCGCGAGACCGGGGACCTGGCGGTGCTGCTGGCCAAGGCGGTGCGCGGGCAGAAGCTCACGGCGGACGAGCGCCGGCGGATGCGGGAGCAGCTCATCGACGTGGCCAAGGTGATTCCGGCGCTGGCCATCTTCGCCGCCCCGGGGGGGCTGCTGTTGCTGCTGGCCGTGGCCAAGGTGCTGCACATCAATCTGCTGCCCAGCGCCTTCCAGGCCCTGTCGGCCACCACCCTGGGGCCGGTGGAGCCGGGCCCCGAGGGCACGCCGGTTCCGGGGTCTCATGCCCAGTCCCTGGCCGGGCCCCAGGGCGAGGCGCCGCTCGAGGCCCCTGCCCAGAGCCGGCGCTGCGGCTGA
- the fmt gene encoding methionyl-tRNA formyltransferase encodes MSRPRIVFMGTPEFAVASLAACLELGEVVAVVTQPDKPKGRGNALTAPPVKLLAQERNVPVLQPPKLRTPPFSEVLRELAPDVCVVTAYGKILPKDVLEVPRRGCVNVHASLLPRFRGAAPIQWSIAHGDAETGVSLMCMDEGLDTGPVLAMKRLPIGPEDTSATLHDKLSQLGGSLLREFLPAYLSGELKPVPQPTEGVVLAPLIQKEDGQLDFTRPAVELERRLRAFTPWPGVYTGLNGARLKVHRTKVGAGQGAPGTVLAASSEGIEVACGEGSLVLLEVQPEGRRVMSAHEFLAGHKLAPGSQPFSALAEAKG; translated from the coding sequence ATGAGCCGTCCCCGCATCGTCTTCATGGGCACGCCGGAGTTCGCCGTGGCTTCGCTCGCCGCCTGTCTGGAGCTCGGCGAGGTGGTGGCCGTCGTCACCCAGCCGGACAAGCCCAAGGGGCGCGGCAACGCGCTCACCGCGCCGCCGGTGAAGCTGCTGGCGCAGGAGCGCAACGTGCCGGTGCTCCAGCCGCCCAAGCTGCGCACCCCGCCGTTCTCCGAGGTGCTGCGGGAGCTGGCGCCCGATGTGTGCGTGGTGACGGCCTACGGGAAGATTCTCCCCAAGGACGTGCTGGAGGTGCCGCGCCGGGGTTGCGTCAACGTGCACGCCTCGCTGCTGCCGCGCTTCCGCGGGGCCGCGCCCATCCAGTGGTCCATCGCGCACGGGGACGCGGAGACGGGCGTCTCGCTCATGTGCATGGACGAGGGGCTGGACACGGGGCCCGTGCTCGCGATGAAGCGGCTGCCCATCGGCCCGGAGGACACGAGCGCCACGCTCCACGACAAGCTCTCGCAGCTGGGCGGCAGCCTGCTGCGCGAGTTCCTGCCCGCGTACCTGAGTGGCGAGCTGAAGCCCGTGCCCCAGCCCACGGAGGGCGTGGTGCTGGCCCCCCTCATCCAGAAGGAAGACGGGCAGCTGGACTTCACCCGGCCGGCGGTGGAGCTGGAGCGCCGGCTCCGGGCCTTCACCCCCTGGCCCGGCGTCTACACGGGGCTGAACGGCGCCCGGCTCAAGGTCCACCGGACGAAGGTGGGCGCGGGCCAGGGTGCCCCGGGCACGGTGCTCGCCGCGTCCTCGGAGGGCATCGAGGTGGCCTGCGGGGAGGGCTCGCTCGTGTTGCTGGAGGTTCAGCCCGAGGGCCGCCGGGTCATGAGCGCCCATGAGTTCCTGGCGGGCCACAAGCTGGCGCCCGGCAGTCAACCGTTCTCGGCGCTGGCCGAGGCCAAGGGCTGA
- the rsmB gene encoding 16S rRNA (cytosine(967)-C(5))-methyltransferase RsmB — protein sequence MSARTLAIQVLSRVRATDAYLNVVLDTALSETPLKDPRDNALVTELAYGTTRRQLALDYAITRFADRKLDAMEDRVLAALRIGAYQLFHTRVPPRAAVAETVQALKDLGVERAAGFVNAILRKLASLPGPPLPPEGDVAEYLSIRESHPRWLVERWLRQFGRERAEAMLVADNQTPPVVIRANSAKVTRDALLAQLREVGLEVQPTPVSPVGIILPPVGRLEDVYGYSEGLWQVQDEAAQLVGLYAAIPETARTMDACAAPGGKACHLAESHEVVAMDLHANKLPKIVAEAKRLGVMSRLRAVAHDATKPYAGELGEFHAVLVDAPCSGLGTLRRHPELRYRREEADLGRLASLQRRILENCQEVVPPGGLLVYAVCTPEPQEGQDQVDMFLRSHPEWTAEPPVLPGAKLPMSQAWLRTLPGPEGWDGFFAARLRKLY from the coding sequence ATGAGCGCCCGGACCCTTGCCATCCAGGTGCTGTCGCGGGTGCGTGCCACCGACGCGTACCTCAACGTCGTGCTCGACACCGCCCTGTCCGAGACGCCGCTGAAGGACCCGCGCGACAACGCGCTCGTCACGGAGCTGGCCTACGGCACCACGCGCCGGCAGCTCGCGCTCGACTACGCCATCACCCGCTTCGCGGACCGGAAGCTGGACGCCATGGAGGACCGGGTGCTCGCCGCCCTGCGCATTGGCGCCTACCAGCTCTTCCACACCCGCGTGCCCCCGCGCGCGGCGGTGGCCGAGACGGTGCAGGCGCTCAAGGACCTGGGCGTCGAGCGCGCCGCGGGCTTCGTGAACGCCATCCTGCGCAAGCTGGCCTCGCTGCCCGGGCCGCCGCTGCCGCCCGAGGGCGACGTGGCCGAGTACCTCTCCATCCGCGAGAGCCACCCCCGGTGGCTGGTGGAGCGGTGGCTGCGGCAGTTTGGCCGCGAGCGGGCCGAGGCGATGCTGGTGGCGGACAACCAGACGCCGCCGGTGGTGATCCGCGCCAACAGCGCGAAGGTGACGCGGGACGCGTTGCTCGCCCAGCTGCGCGAGGTGGGGCTGGAGGTACAGCCCACGCCGGTGTCCCCCGTGGGCATCATCCTGCCGCCGGTGGGGCGGCTGGAGGACGTGTACGGCTACTCCGAGGGGCTCTGGCAGGTGCAGGACGAGGCCGCCCAGCTCGTGGGCCTGTACGCCGCCATTCCGGAGACGGCGCGCACGATGGATGCGTGCGCGGCGCCCGGCGGCAAGGCGTGCCACCTGGCCGAGTCGCACGAGGTGGTGGCCATGGACCTGCACGCCAACAAGCTGCCGAAGATTGTCGCGGAGGCGAAGCGGCTGGGGGTGATGAGCCGGCTGCGCGCGGTGGCGCACGATGCCACCAAGCCCTACGCGGGGGAGCTGGGCGAGTTCCACGCGGTGCTGGTGGATGCGCCGTGCTCCGGGCTGGGCACGCTGCGGCGCCACCCGGAGCTGCGCTACCGGCGGGAGGAGGCGGACCTGGGACGGCTCGCCTCGCTCCAGCGCCGCATCCTGGAGAACTGCCAGGAGGTGGTGCCCCCGGGCGGGCTGCTGGTCTACGCCGTGTGCACCCCGGAGCCGCAGGAGGGCCAGGACCAGGTGGACATGTTCCTGCGCAGCCACCCCGAGTGGACGGCGGAGCCGCCGGTGCTGCCGGGCGCGAAGCTGCCCATGAGCCAGGCCTGGCTGCGCACGCTGCCGGGGCCGGAAGGGTGGGACGGCTTCTTCGCCGCCCGCCTGCGCAAGCTGTACTGA
- a CDS encoding signal protein has translation MSTETVIASQKPNWRRRTYLIDREFQLKYIAMLSTMGAGSVALFGVLAWWAHTSAVETGSSSEGFAGMTILWLTVLGVVGTAAALGLFGLLFTHRVAGPVHVMNLYVEALAAGHYPRLRPLRRYDELKRFFDRFSHAVERIRAREAEEAHALATALSAFQPLASTEEARAALRVLEELHSRKRQAVDNPISTRTPLLPPR, from the coding sequence ATGTCCACCGAAACCGTCATTGCCTCACAGAAGCCCAACTGGCGCCGCCGCACCTACCTCATCGACCGCGAGTTCCAGCTCAAGTACATCGCGATGCTCTCCACCATGGGGGCCGGCAGCGTGGCCCTGTTCGGGGTGCTGGCCTGGTGGGCCCACACCTCGGCGGTGGAGACGGGCTCCTCGTCGGAGGGGTTCGCGGGGATGACGATTCTCTGGCTCACCGTGCTGGGCGTGGTGGGCACGGCGGCGGCGCTCGGCCTGTTCGGCCTGCTGTTCACCCACCGGGTGGCCGGGCCCGTGCACGTGATGAACCTCTATGTGGAGGCGCTGGCGGCGGGGCACTACCCGCGGCTTCGCCCGCTGCGCCGGTACGACGAGCTGAAGCGCTTCTTCGACCGCTTCAGCCACGCGGTGGAGCGCATCCGCGCCCGCGAGGCCGAGGAGGCCCATGCGCTCGCCACCGCCCTGAGCGCCTTCCAGCCGCTGGCCTCCACCGAGGAGGCCCGCGCCGCGCTGCGGGTGCTGGAGGAGCTCCACTCGCGCAAGCGCCAGGCGGTGGACAACCCCATCAGCACCCGGACCCCCCTCCTCCCCCCCCGCTGA
- a CDS encoding type II 3-dehydroquinate dehydratase encodes MSMTLLVLHGPSLSLRKDFEGLDGVLRLRAASHGLALKIIQSNHEGGLIDTLVAERRSIDGVVVNPAGLFASYPLRDALEALSMPVYEVHLEAARARQSVLKDVCTEQFSGKGADPYLQAIDGFIQSQRTTGSGKGKAPAPAKMKTLGRKNSREPKAPPAPGGKTLGRGAKAAPAEGMLSRTLVRQKIAERLAGKLSAAELAAWARVQWMEVQRGAPAESGYRDMLEDSLQTLTLSTMPASRLTDEQLVDLMAQLEG; translated from the coding sequence ATGAGCATGACACTCCTGGTGCTGCACGGGCCGAGCCTGAGCCTCCGGAAGGACTTCGAGGGGCTCGATGGGGTGCTGCGCCTGCGCGCCGCCAGCCACGGCCTCGCGCTGAAAATCATCCAGTCCAACCACGAGGGAGGGCTCATCGACACGCTCGTGGCCGAGCGCCGGAGCATCGACGGGGTGGTGGTGAACCCCGCGGGCCTCTTCGCCTCCTATCCGCTCCGGGACGCGCTGGAGGCGCTGAGCATGCCCGTCTACGAGGTCCACCTGGAGGCCGCGCGCGCCAGGCAGTCCGTGCTGAAGGACGTGTGCACGGAGCAGTTCTCGGGCAAGGGCGCCGACCCCTACCTCCAGGCGATTGACGGCTTCATCCAGTCCCAGCGCACCACGGGCAGCGGCAAGGGCAAGGCCCCGGCGCCCGCGAAGATGAAGACGCTGGGGCGCAAGAACTCCCGGGAGCCCAAGGCCCCCCCGGCGCCTGGGGGCAAGACGCTGGGCCGGGGCGCGAAGGCCGCGCCCGCCGAAGGGATGCTCTCCCGGACGCTCGTGCGCCAGAAGATCGCGGAGAGGCTCGCGGGCAAGCTGTCCGCGGCGGAGCTGGCTGCCTGGGCGCGGGTGCAGTGGATGGAAGTGCAGCGGGGGGCCCCCGCCGAAAGTGGTTACCGAGACATGCTGGAGGACAGCCTGCAGACCCTCACCCTCTCCACGATGCCCGCCAGCCGGTTGACGGACGAGCAGCTCGTGGACCTCATGGCGCAGCTCGAAGGATGA
- the exaC gene encoding acetaldehyde dehydrogenase ExaC has product MTKIYEAPGQPGSKIQFSSRYGNYIGGEFVPPSKGQYFENISPVTGRPFCEVARSNHEDIEKALDAAHKAKTAWGKTSVTQRAEVLNKIADRMQANLEMLAVGETWDNGKPIRETLAADLPLAIDHFRYYAGCIRAQEGTMGELDENTVSYQFHEPLGVVGQIIPWNFPLLMAAWKLAPALAAGNCVVIKPAEQTPVTLLKLMELVGDLLPAGVVNVVNGFGIEAGKPLASNKRIAKIAFTGETTTGRLIMQYASENLIPVTLELGGKSPNIFFADVFDKDDDFAQKALEGFAMFALNQGEVCTCPSRALVQERFYEAFVQKAVERTKKIVQGNPLDTRTMLGAQASNDQLEKILSYIDIGKKEGAKVLTGGGRASMQGALAEGYYVEPTIFEGTNRMRVFQEEIFGPVVSVAKFKDMEDAVATANDSLYGLGAGVWTRDTNTAYRMGRAIQAGRVWVNCYHLYPAHAAFGGYKQSGIGRETHKMMLSHYQQTKNMLVSYDPKPMGFF; this is encoded by the coding sequence ATGACGAAGATCTATGAAGCCCCCGGACAGCCGGGCAGCAAGATCCAGTTCTCCAGCCGCTATGGCAATTACATCGGCGGAGAGTTCGTTCCCCCCTCCAAGGGCCAGTACTTCGAGAACATCTCGCCGGTGACGGGCCGGCCGTTCTGCGAGGTGGCCCGCTCCAACCACGAGGACATCGAGAAGGCGTTGGACGCGGCCCACAAGGCGAAGACCGCCTGGGGCAAGACGTCCGTCACCCAGCGCGCGGAGGTGCTCAACAAGATCGCCGACCGCATGCAGGCCAACCTGGAGATGCTCGCGGTGGGCGAGACGTGGGACAACGGCAAGCCCATCCGCGAGACGCTCGCGGCGGACCTGCCGCTGGCCATCGACCACTTCCGCTACTACGCCGGCTGCATCCGCGCCCAGGAAGGCACCATGGGCGAGCTGGACGAGAACACCGTCTCGTACCAGTTCCACGAGCCGCTGGGCGTGGTGGGGCAGATCATCCCCTGGAACTTCCCGCTGCTCATGGCGGCCTGGAAGCTGGCGCCCGCGCTGGCGGCCGGCAACTGCGTGGTCATCAAGCCCGCGGAGCAGACGCCGGTCACCCTGCTCAAGCTCATGGAGCTGGTGGGCGACCTGCTGCCCGCGGGTGTCGTCAACGTGGTGAACGGCTTTGGCATCGAGGCGGGCAAGCCGCTCGCGAGCAACAAGCGCATCGCGAAGATCGCCTTCACGGGTGAGACGACGACGGGCCGGCTCATCATGCAGTACGCCTCCGAGAACCTCATCCCGGTGACGCTGGAGCTGGGCGGCAAGTCGCCCAACATCTTCTTCGCGGACGTGTTCGACAAGGACGACGACTTCGCGCAGAAGGCGCTCGAGGGCTTCGCCATGTTCGCCCTGAACCAGGGCGAGGTGTGCACTTGCCCGTCGCGCGCGCTCGTGCAGGAGCGCTTCTACGAGGCGTTCGTCCAGAAGGCGGTGGAGCGCACGAAGAAGATCGTCCAGGGCAACCCGCTGGACACCCGGACGATGCTCGGCGCCCAGGCGTCGAATGATCAGCTGGAGAAGATCCTCTCGTACATCGACATCGGCAAGAAGGAGGGCGCCAAGGTGCTCACCGGCGGCGGCCGGGCCTCGATGCAGGGCGCGCTGGCGGAGGGCTACTACGTGGAGCCCACCATCTTCGAGGGCACCAACCGGATGCGCGTCTTCCAGGAGGAGATCTTCGGCCCGGTGGTCTCGGTGGCGAAGTTCAAGGACATGGAGGACGCCGTCGCCACCGCCAACGACTCGCTCTACGGCCTGGGCGCCGGCGTGTGGACGCGCGACACCAACACGGCCTACCGCATGGGCCGCGCCATCCAGGCGGGCCGCGTGTGGGTGAACTGCTACCACCTGTACCCGGCGCACGCCGCGTTCGGTGGGTACAAGCAGTCGGGCATCGGCCGCGAGACGCACAAGATGATGCTCAGCCACTACCAGCAGACGAAGAACATGCTGGTGAGCTACGACCCGAAGCCGATGGGCTTCTTCTAG
- a CDS encoding HEAT repeat domain-containing protein: MPRLAAALSLAAALALLPGCKGDPKTPEYWEKKLEGARKASAKVQVVDALRTSGNLQEGFLPMLHARLAAETRPEVKAALARVLGDLKHPSSVEPLQGALAVDASDTDTHLANKELAAALGKLGQPKAAPALTKLLRSRDNYTRIEAIQALGALRATEAVEPLLQLATDEGAEPFLNKKAIEALGHIGDARAVPALMRMLTQERQGVSFYVESSFALYQVGPPAADALLAALEGRDAELTKWAGQRGVHPASYAMKAAQLLGDFRDRRAEGALLKQLTFTNSDPRIQALVRMQAAEALGRLRTAAAARPLSALVSEEDPTIRAAYVRALTLIGGREALPALEKASGQGDWYARETAMRGLALLGDAREQPLFTKWAQAEAALTARECQEYGGEGCEDPAALAQKRADTLTGYGKVLGQAQACGTDGGCWAQQVSSPDALVVERAALELGRGGQAAHAEALAGRVAGKDLEARTALLQSLDWLVGDSKEAAAKARQSLPKLQAQFAEEKGNSRYLKVNEDLRRLIFRLERT; the protein is encoded by the coding sequence ATGCCCCGTCTCGCCGCCGCGCTGAGCCTTGCCGCCGCCCTCGCCCTCCTGCCGGGGTGCAAGGGGGACCCGAAAACCCCCGAGTACTGGGAGAAAAAGCTGGAAGGCGCCCGGAAAGCGAGCGCCAAGGTCCAGGTGGTGGACGCGCTGCGTACCTCGGGCAACCTCCAGGAGGGCTTCCTGCCCATGCTGCACGCGCGGCTGGCCGCCGAGACACGGCCCGAGGTGAAGGCCGCCCTGGCCCGGGTGCTCGGCGACCTGAAGCACCCCTCCTCGGTGGAGCCCCTGCAAGGGGCGCTGGCGGTGGATGCCTCGGACACCGACACGCACCTGGCCAACAAGGAGCTGGCTGCGGCGCTCGGCAAGCTGGGCCAGCCGAAGGCCGCCCCCGCGCTGACGAAGCTCCTGCGCTCCCGGGACAACTACACCCGCATCGAGGCCATTCAGGCCCTGGGCGCCCTGCGCGCCACCGAGGCCGTGGAGCCGCTGCTCCAGCTCGCCACGGATGAGGGGGCCGAGCCCTTCCTCAACAAGAAGGCCATCGAGGCGCTGGGCCACATCGGCGATGCCCGGGCGGTGCCCGCGCTGATGCGCATGCTGACCCAGGAGCGCCAGGGCGTCTCCTTCTATGTGGAGAGCTCCTTCGCCCTCTACCAGGTGGGCCCCCCGGCGGCCGATGCGCTGCTGGCCGCCCTGGAGGGCCGGGACGCGGAGCTGACGAAGTGGGCGGGCCAGCGGGGCGTCCACCCCGCCAGCTACGCCATGAAGGCCGCCCAGCTCCTGGGGGACTTCCGGGACCGCCGGGCCGAAGGGGCCCTGCTCAAGCAGCTCACCTTCACGAACTCAGACCCGCGCATCCAGGCCCTCGTGCGGATGCAGGCGGCGGAGGCCCTGGGCCGCCTGCGCACCGCCGCGGCCGCGCGCCCCCTCTCCGCGCTCGTCTCCGAGGAGGACCCCACCATCCGGGCCGCCTACGTCCGGGCGCTGACGTTGATTGGCGGGCGCGAGGCCCTGCCCGCCCTGGAGAAGGCCTCGGGCCAGGGCGACTGGTATGCCCGGGAGACGGCGATGCGCGGTCTGGCGCTGCTGGGCGATGCGCGGGAGCAGCCCCTGTTCACAAAGTGGGCCCAGGCGGAGGCCGCGCTCACCGCCCGCGAGTGTCAGGAGTACGGCGGCGAAGGGTGCGAGGACCCCGCGGCCCTCGCCCAGAAGCGGGCGGACACCCTCACCGGCTACGGCAAGGTCCTGGGGCAGGCCCAGGCGTGCGGCACGGACGGCGGCTGCTGGGCGCAGCAGGTCTCCAGCCCGGATGCGCTCGTGGTGGAGCGGGCGGCCCTGGAGCTGGGGCGCGGCGGACAGGCTGCCCACGCCGAGGCCCTCGCCGGGCGCGTGGCCGGCAAGGACCTGGAGGCCCGCACCGCCCTGCTCCAGTCCCTGGACTGGCTGGTGGGGGACTCGAAGGAGGCGGCGGCCAAGGCGCGCCAGTCGCTGCCCAAGCTCCAGGCGCAGTTCGCCGAGGAGAAGGGCAACTCCCGCTACCTCAAGGTGAACGAGGACCTGCGCCGGCTCATCTTCCGGCTGGAACGCACCTGA
- a CDS encoding DUF779 domain-containing protein, translating into MSVERVTVTPAAEKLLRQLQAQHGPLMFHQSGGCCDGSAPMCFPRGDFKIGQQDVFLGTIVDTPFYISGPQFEYWQHTHLTVDVVPGRGSGFSVEAPEGVRFLIRSRVFEDAEYRALQEAGPPLRGLQH; encoded by the coding sequence ATGAGCGTGGAGCGAGTGACGGTGACGCCAGCGGCCGAGAAGTTGCTGCGCCAGCTGCAGGCGCAGCATGGGCCGTTGATGTTCCACCAGTCGGGGGGCTGCTGTGATGGCAGCGCGCCGATGTGCTTTCCCCGTGGGGACTTCAAGATCGGCCAGCAGGACGTGTTCCTGGGGACGATCGTGGACACCCCGTTCTACATCTCGGGTCCGCAGTTCGAGTACTGGCAGCACACCCACCTCACGGTGGACGTGGTGCCGGGACGGGGAAGCGGCTTCTCGGTGGAAGCTCCCGAGGGCGTGCGCTTCCTCATCCGCTCGCGCGTGTTCGAGGACGCGGAGTACCGCGCCCTCCAGGAGGCAGGGCCTCCCCTGCGCGGGTTGCAGCACTGA